In Vitis vinifera cultivar Pinot Noir 40024 chromosome 11, ASM3070453v1, a genomic segment contains:
- the LOC100248411 gene encoding very-long-chain aldehyde decarbonylase CER3 — protein MVARAVLSAWPWENLGTFKYLLYGPFIGKLLYSKFHEDAQTDTWCLHILILCALRGLIHQSWCSYSNMLFLTRNRRIQKQGVDFKQIDREWDWDNFILLQALIASVAFYIFPFLSDLPVWNTRGVIAALILHIGVSEPLYYWVHRCFHGNYLFTRYHSLHHASTVTQSFTAGSATFLEHLILSAVVGIPVLGSSLMGFGSISMIYGYVLIFDFLRCLGHSNVEVVPHAMFHAFPFLKYLIYTPTYHSLHHTEMGTNFCLFMPLFDALGNTMNCKSWELHKKITSDTGKYGRVPDFVFLAHVVDVISALHVPFVFRSFGSLPFATRIFLLPLWPQAFVIMLLMWAWSKTFLVTFYNLRGRLHQTWAVPRFGFQYFLPFATEGINNQIEQAILRADRLGVKVISLAALNKNEALNGGGTLFVDKHPNLKVRVVHGNTLTAAVILHEIPQGVKEVFLTGATSKLGRAIALYLCQRKVRVLMLTLSTERFQKIQREAPVEFQNYLVQVTKYQAAQNCKTWIVGKWITPRQQNWAPSGAHFHQFVVPPILPFRRDCTYGDLAALKLPEDVQGLGSCEYTMERGVVHACHAGGVVHVLEGWTHHEVGALDVDRIDVVWKAALKHGLKPVNEAMEQNPQ, from the exons ATGGTTGCTCGTGCCGTGTTGTCTGCTTGGCCATGGGAGAACTTGGGCACCTTCAAG TATCTGTTGTATGGACCTTTTATTGGAAAATTGTTATACTCGAAGTTTCATGAGGATGCCCAAACGGATACATGGTGCCTGCACATTCTCATCCTATGTGCACTTAGAGGTCTCATTCACCAGTCATGGTGCTCTTACAGCAACATGCTTTTCCTCACCCGAAACCGCAGAATTCAGAAACAAGGGGTTGATTTCAAGCAGATTGACAGAGAATGGGACTG GGACAACTTCATACTTCTTCAAGCTCTCATTGCTTCAGTGGCCTTCTACATCTTTCCATTCCTTTCTGATTTACCTGTATGGAATACAAGAGGCGTTATTGCTGCTCTGATACTCCACATTGGGGTTTCAGAGCCTCTCTACTATTGGGTACACCGATGCTTCCATGGAAACTATCTTTTTACCCGCTACCATTCACTGCACCATGCGTCTACAGTCACACAGTCCTTTACAG CCGGGAGTGCAACGTTTTTGGAGCATCTGATATTAAGTGCGGTTGTTGGAATTCCAGTACTGGGTTCTTCGCTCATGGGATTTGGATCCATCAGCATGATATACGGATATGTCCTCATCTTTGATTTTCTCAGATGCTTGGGGCACTCCAATGTTGAAGTTGTTCCTCATGCCATGTTCCATGCCTTTCCCTTCCTCAAGTACCTCATCTACACACCTAC ATACCACAGCCTGCACCACACTGAGATGGGAACCAACTTCTGCCTTTTCATGCCCCTCTTTGATGCACTTGGGAACACCATGAACTGCAAATCATGGGAGCTACACAAGAAGATAACCTCTGATACAG GAAAATATGGAAGAGTACCGGATTTTGTGTTTCTGGCTCATGTGGTGGATGTAATATCAGCACTGCATGTGCCTTTCGTTTTCCGATCTTTTGGATCATTGCCATTTGCAACAAGGATCTTCTTGCTGCCATTGTGGCCTCAGGCTTTCGTCATAATGCTACTGATGTGGGCTTGGTCCAAGACATTCCTTGTCACTTTCTACAATCTAAGAGGCAGGTTGCACCAGACATGGGCTGTTCCTAGGTTCGGTTTTCag TATTTCTTACCATTTGCTACAGAGGGCATCAACAATCAAATAGAGCAGGCCATTTTAAGGGCTGATAGGCTAGGCGTCAAGGTCATTAGCCTTGCTGCATTAAATAAG AATGAAGCTTTGAATGGGGGTGGAACCCTCTTTGTTGACAAGCACCCCAATCTTAAAGTTCGAGTGGTCCATGGGAACACCTTGACAGCTGCAGTTATCCTTCATGAGATCCCTCAAGGTGTCAAAGAGGTGTTCTTAACAGGAGCTACTTCAAAGCTGGGAAGAGCAATTGCCCTGTACCTTTGTCAACGAAAAGTACGAGTCCTG ATGTTGACTCTATCAACGGAAAGGTTCCAAAAGATTCAGAGGGAAGCCCCGGTCGAATTTCAAAACTACCTAGTCCAAGTGACCAAGTACCAAGCTGCCCAAAACTGTAAG ACGTGGATTGTGGGCAAGTGGATCACACCAAGACAGCAGAACTGGGCCCCATCAGGTGCACATTTTCATCAATTCGTGGTCCCTCCCATTCTGCCCTTCAGAAGAGACTGCACTTATGGCGACCTTGCTGCCTTAAAATTACCTGAAGATGTCCAAGGGCTTGGGAGCTGTGAG TATACCATGGAAAGAGGAGTAGTCCACGCGTGTCATGCGGGTGGCGTGGTCCATGTCTTGGAAGGTTGGACTCACCATGAAGTTGGGGCTCTGGACGTGGACAGAATCGATGTGGTTTGGAAAGCTGCATTAAAACATGGGCTGAAGCCAGTGAATGAGGCCATGGAACAAAATCCTCAATAA
- the LOC132254681 gene encoding uncharacterized protein LOC132254681 codes for MMIEAGSIESIDRSLLWKRAMQKKDGSYDDVVLPVVEKIDELMKESQESGISYSGSNDILSQALGTPEYTGRVRAKGKHYTPGRYFNSMSERVVRDILKATQERQAKFEADVLARLSQIGVATPQSDVSSSNMKSKLLLLPEVVEKPIRKVEEETLPVKIEPHMKARKCELAVGTRENTVAGGTIVMDCGPNYLVVLDAPYESNTPLPIPIPGQATTVGAAVGYQVLWPTHLVNLSTKFIKGSQKGKRQKTTENDLKIGENPQDINNFDALVGLMLNEGKAQGVEVPNDVFGESFKTFLMKEDMDMIISFKEVSANCVIYYIWHLQKKLSDARLTERFAFINPALVSKAGMGETTKENRSRLIANRLMHAKCADYIFIPYNPNFHWVLVALDMRTMTAYYLDPIQKQPCDDLKEIVNMALRIHPPEKQRSSKREPTWVKVVCPRQLGSVECGYYVMRYMKDIIVDPSLLSTKFKGKKSYSEVELNEVRSEWVMLATQLILTHA; via the exons ATG ATGATTGAAGCTGGCTCCATAGAAAGCATTGATAGGAGTTTACTTTGGAAGAGGGCAATGCAAAAAAAAGATGGCAGCTATGATGATGTGGTCCTACCGGTAGTGGAAAAAATA GATGAATTGATGAAAGAGTCTCAAGAGAGTGGCATAAGCTATAGTGGGAGCAATGACATACTTTCTCAAGCACTAGGTACTCCTGAGTATACTGGTCGGGTTCGAGCTAAAGGGAAGCACTACACGCCTGGACGCTATTTCAATAGTATGTCAGAACGTGTTGTGAGGGATATTTTAAAAGCAACTCAAGAACGTCAAGCTAAGTTTGAGGCTGATGTGCTAGCGAGACTATCTCAGATAGGAGTTGCTACACCACAATCCGATGTGAGTAGTTCCAACATGAAATCAAAACTGTTGCTTCTACCAGAAGTAGTGGAGAAACCAATTCGTAAAGTTGAGGAGGAGACCTTACCTGTGAAAATAGAACCACACATGAAG GCAAGAAAATGTGAGTTGGCAGTAGGGACCAGAGAAAATACAGTGGCTGGTGGAACAATTGTAATGGATTGTGGTCCCAACTACCTAGTTGTTTTGGATGCTCCCTATGAGTCAAATACACCGCTTCCTATTCCCATTCCTGGACAAGCTACAACAGTTGGAGCGGCAGTGGGCTACCAAGTTTTATGGCCAACCCATTTAGTCAATTTGAGTACTAAATTCATTAAG GGATCTCAAAAAgggaaaagacaaaaaacaacaGAAAATGACTTGAAAATTGGTGAAAACCCTCAAGATATCAACAATTTTGATGCATTAGTAGGTCTCATGCTAAATGAGGGGAAAGCACAAGGTGTGGAGGTCCCAAATGATGTATTTGGCGAGAGTTTTAAGACCTTCCTTATGAAAGAAGACATGGATATGATAATTTCATTTAAGGAAGTGTCGGCTAATTGTGTCATATATTATATAtg GCACCTACAGAAAAAGCTAAGTGATGCAAGGCTCACCGAACGATTTGCTTTTATCAATCCAGCTTTAGTCTCTAAAGCTGGAATGGGTGAGACAACAAAGGAAAATAGGTCAAGGTTGATTGCAAATCGTTTAATGCATGCAAAGTGTGCTGACTACATTTTTATTCCATATAACCCTAa TTTCCACTGGGTCTTGGTGGCATTGGATATGAGGACAATGACTGCGTACTACCTTGATCCGATTCAAAAGCAACCATGTGATGATCTTAAGGAAATTGTTAACAT GGCACTACGAATTCATCCACCAGAGAAACAAAGATCATCAAAGAGGGAGCCGACATGGGTAAAAGTAGTG TGCCCAAGACAACTAGGAAGTGTGGAGTGTGGTTATTATGTGATGAGATACATGAAAGATATAATTGTTGATCCAAGCCTCCTATCCACAAAG tttaaaggaaaaaaatcgtATAGTGAAGTTGAGCTTAATGAAGTACGATCTGAGTGGGTTATGTTGGCAACTCAATTGATTCTTACCCATGCTTGA